In Sulfurisphaera javensis, a single genomic region encodes these proteins:
- a CDS encoding 4Fe-4S dicluster domain-containing protein, translated as MSSITLNPKEGGIQKSLPFTPKKNYAIITDLNKCFGCAGCQMSCKEWNTSGMFGPLPDLNPYGELDVMFWLRVLYVEVGNYPQTKVYNIPINCFHCMNAPCVPVCPVGATFKREEDGIVLVDYNECIGTKYCIYACPYGNRFFDYVEGVTKKCTHCFDRIYDPTLPPEERIPACIHGCMVQARIWADRLDPTDPGNILFIDKGGFVLGPETGANPASGYLPWHSDYAADNDVELLSQAEYYNVWTSNGVVILGSQGNNSTYTEQNQGGSSSS; from the coding sequence ATGTCCTCCATAACCCTAAATCCTAAAGAAGGTGGAATTCAAAAGTCTCTTCCCTTTACTCCAAAGAAAAACTATGCAATAATAACCGATTTAAACAAGTGCTTCGGCTGTGCTGGGTGTCAAATGTCATGCAAAGAATGGAATACCTCAGGAATGTTTGGACCACTACCAGATCTAAATCCTTACGGAGAACTTGATGTTATGTTCTGGCTAAGGGTTCTATATGTAGAGGTCGGTAATTATCCCCAAACGAAAGTTTACAATATTCCTATAAACTGTTTCCACTGTATGAATGCTCCATGCGTCCCTGTATGTCCAGTAGGTGCGACGTTTAAGAGAGAAGAGGATGGGATAGTTTTAGTGGACTATAATGAATGCATAGGAACTAAATATTGTATCTATGCATGTCCTTATGGTAATAGGTTCTTCGATTATGTTGAAGGTGTTACCAAAAAGTGTACTCACTGTTTCGATAGAATATACGATCCAACATTGCCTCCTGAAGAAAGAATTCCTGCATGTATTCATGGATGTATGGTTCAAGCTAGGATATGGGCTGACAGATTAGATCCTACTGATCCGGGTAACATATTATTTATAGATAAAGGAGGTTTTGTATTAGGACCAGAAACTGGTGCTAATCCAGCTAGTGGATATTTACCATGGCACAGTGATTATGCTGCAGATAATGATGTTGAGTTACTAAGTCAAGCTGAGTATTATAATGTTTGGACATCAAACGGAGTTGTTATACTAGGTAGCCAAGGTAATAATTCTACTTATACTGAGCAAAATCAAGGTGGATCTTCTTCAAGTTAA
- a CDS encoding molecular chaperone, producing MSSLLEIASMRFLVYDSFSQLFLYNYYDEDYSQLIKKLGKLKDIGEINSIVDFQSIWEKLTSSKKSDYLIEYSTLFLTGLGVKPLTPVESKRFFSLMGEKVAKFRKDDILRFYRSRGLKLNYLGQFIFEEDHISTIFAFMAYLINEELKLRQERKDVYKNLMDQKNFFLTHIYGWIPDWINDVISDKRSDIFKVVCKELRKWIDFENNYLLRGSKN from the coding sequence ATGTCTTCTCTTCTTGAAATTGCATCTATGAGATTTTTAGTTTATGATTCTTTTAGTCAATTATTCCTTTATAATTATTATGATGAGGATTACAGTCAATTAATCAAAAAGCTAGGGAAATTGAAGGATATAGGCGAAATAAACTCAATAGTAGATTTTCAATCAATATGGGAAAAATTAACCTCATCTAAAAAATCTGATTACTTAATTGAATATTCTACTCTTTTCCTAACTGGTCTTGGAGTTAAACCTTTAACACCAGTTGAAAGTAAGCGTTTCTTCTCTTTAATGGGAGAGAAGGTGGCAAAGTTCAGAAAAGATGACATTTTGCGTTTTTACCGTTCTAGAGGGCTTAAGCTAAATTATTTAGGACAATTTATATTCGAAGAGGATCATATTTCAACTATTTTTGCCTTTATGGCTTATCTTATAAATGAGGAATTAAAGTTAAGACAAGAAAGAAAAGACGTTTACAAGAATTTAATGGATCAAAAGAATTTCTTTTTAACTCATATATATGGCTGGATACCAGATTGGATAAACGATGTAATTAGTGATAAGAGATCGGATATTTTCAAAGTAGTTTGTAAGGAGTTAAGAAAATGGATTGACTTCGAGAACAATTACTTATTGAGGGGGAGTAAAAATTGA
- a CDS encoding 4Fe-4S ferredoxin has protein sequence MNIGLVVTRKVREELTDDFLVKIYKESGIPYVAEFGDYLTTDVRDNELQGLLIISENDMSKFVSEADEKLGINPLAIEVLPLQWFIKKSENYKFTLLMAYIRKLMKQDLVYRLQPIKNVTITRRSLIRFKLYDYKPYPVLFDSIFAEREINTLISSCPKNLIAKSIEGVAVTSPENCSYCGYCTAKGYLGYLEMPNFTTDQLVYFLNAINYYDEKARALLFTKSQDLSISEGQYPLLVPSIASIPDVFVYVVYASGLIPVIVTGEDLTELEKKRLEEIPDYFPASKLPIYKINKKEIDKLNFQISLKKSLIPEDLPLKKYRRRTLYLWAIEEMKNKVKLDEEAVIPDVYFVDVDPNKCVLCGVCVRACQMIVPDMKNLNGSLSLEYNIPMCIGSQRCVKNCPENAIKVERFAKLKELKKVTVNQAEIAKCRYCGKPIGSVKVKSRVDTLLINMGFSGTAQYTDVCNECKQKMLTKMWLENYLKIKGGK, from the coding sequence TTGAATATAGGACTTGTGGTAACTAGAAAAGTAAGAGAAGAATTAACGGATGATTTTCTGGTTAAAATATATAAAGAAAGCGGTATTCCTTATGTCGCTGAATTTGGTGATTATTTGACTACTGATGTAAGAGATAATGAACTTCAAGGACTTTTAATAATCTCTGAAAATGACATGTCAAAATTTGTATCTGAGGCTGACGAGAAATTAGGAATAAATCCATTAGCTATCGAAGTATTACCACTTCAATGGTTTATTAAAAAGTCTGAAAATTACAAATTTACTTTGCTTATGGCATATATAAGAAAATTAATGAAACAAGATTTAGTATATAGACTTCAGCCAATAAAGAATGTTACAATAACAAGAAGATCTTTAATAAGATTTAAGCTCTATGATTATAAACCTTATCCAGTACTCTTTGACTCGATATTTGCTGAAAGGGAAATAAATACACTGATTTCATCTTGCCCTAAAAACTTAATAGCAAAAAGCATTGAGGGAGTTGCTGTAACTTCTCCAGAAAATTGTTCTTATTGTGGTTATTGTACTGCGAAAGGCTATTTAGGATATTTAGAAATGCCTAATTTTACGACTGATCAGTTAGTTTATTTTCTTAATGCAATAAATTATTATGACGAGAAAGCTAGAGCTTTATTATTCACAAAATCTCAAGATTTAAGCATAAGTGAAGGTCAGTATCCTCTTTTAGTTCCATCTATTGCTTCAATTCCAGATGTATTCGTTTATGTTGTATACGCTTCTGGTCTTATTCCAGTAATCGTGACAGGAGAGGACTTAACAGAGTTAGAAAAGAAAAGATTGGAAGAAATTCCAGATTATTTTCCAGCTTCTAAATTACCTATATATAAGATTAATAAGAAAGAAATAGATAAACTGAATTTTCAGATCAGTCTTAAGAAGTCTCTAATTCCAGAGGATTTACCATTAAAGAAATATAGAAGGAGAACTCTTTATTTATGGGCTATAGAGGAAATGAAAAATAAGGTTAAACTTGATGAAGAGGCTGTAATTCCTGATGTTTATTTCGTAGATGTTGATCCTAATAAATGTGTTTTATGTGGTGTCTGTGTAAGAGCATGTCAAATGATAGTCCCAGATATGAAAAACTTGAATGGATCCCTCTCATTAGAGTATAATATACCGATGTGTATTGGTTCGCAAAGATGTGTAAAGAATTGCCCAGAAAACGCTATAAAAGTTGAGAGGTTTGCAAAGTTGAAAGAGTTAAAGAAGGTTACTGTTAATCAAGCCGAAATTGCTAAGTGTAGGTATTGTGGTAAGCCAATAGGTTCAGTTAAGGTAAAATCAAGAGTTGATACTCTTTTAATAAATATGGGCTTCAGTGGAACGGCACAGTATACTGATGTTTGTAATGAGTGTAAGCAAAAGATGTTAACTAAAATGTGGCTAGAAAACTATTTAAAAATAAAAGGAGGAAAATAA
- a CDS encoding HAD family hydrolase, translated as MYIFAFNFLNTIAKVKEDIIKQIYDLQCVLNTYTLARVYIPFTALLQSKGIKLDLELFQDALMLEELSYRARIFIITNLEKMFVKQFLIKHNIDVFIQDVISAEEIKRYKPSTEFFEYVTKRTNTVKGAITVVSSNPQDIIVAKSLGFKAYWLNRSSIQFPFPVNLQPDNVIKTITYLAESTARHKVDSTMGDSALRCS; from the coding sequence ATGTATATATTCGCTTTTAATTTCTTAAATACAATAGCTAAAGTAAAAGAAGATATTATAAAACAAATATATGATTTACAGTGCGTTCTCAACACTTATACTTTAGCTAGAGTCTATATTCCTTTTACAGCTTTATTACAATCAAAGGGAATAAAGCTTGACCTTGAGTTATTTCAAGATGCACTTATGTTAGAAGAGTTAAGCTATAGGGCACGGATATTTATCATAACGAACTTAGAAAAAATGTTTGTCAAACAATTTTTAATAAAGCACAATATTGATGTTTTTATTCAAGATGTTATATCAGCTGAGGAGATTAAAAGATATAAGCCCTCTACGGAATTTTTTGAATATGTCACTAAGAGAACAAATACTGTAAAAGGTGCAATAACTGTAGTTTCCTCAAATCCGCAAGATATAATTGTAGCAAAATCATTAGGCTTTAAAGCATATTGGTTAAATCGTTCATCTATACAATTTCCGTTTCCAGTTAATTTACAACCTGATAATGTGATAAAGACGATAACTTATTTAGCAGAGTCAACTGCTCGACATAAAGTAGACTCAACTATGGGTGATTCAGCTCTGAGGTGTAGTTAA
- a CDS encoding DUF2299 domain-containing protein, with amino-acid sequence MATDTEIYNWFVELGMKVEKVTSGNAYFHITVSPPIENSVKVSILRSHPNATYYIITVIVDLDHEKIKRNPSILKNIKLELIRMNLEFFFMPPDAEIPKSVQIGKIVFAEGLTKNEILNTVTLVKNGAYMILTLLEG; translated from the coding sequence ATGGCCACAGATACAGAAATATATAATTGGTTTGTAGAGTTAGGAATGAAAGTTGAAAAGGTCACTTCTGGTAATGCTTATTTTCATATAACTGTTTCTCCACCTATAGAAAACAGTGTTAAAGTTTCAATACTTAGGTCGCATCCTAACGCAACATACTATATAATTACTGTTATAGTTGATCTTGATCATGAAAAGATAAAAAGAAATCCTTCTATACTAAAGAACATAAAATTAGAACTAATTAGGATGAACTTAGAATTTTTCTTTATGCCTCCAGATGCTGAAATACCAAAGAGTGTCCAAATAGGCAAAATTGTGTTTGCTGAAGGGTTAACAAAAAATGAAATATTAAATACTGTAACTTTAGTCAAAAATGGGGCTTATATGATTTTAACTCTTTTAGAAGGTTAG
- a CDS encoding DsrE family protein: MAKFLLVVKSQDQLNVNTAVNVAQGLKMMGADDVKMVFLGPGITALNKKNDVSQIVNKAQENLKKMNITVYACEMAMKNYNVNKEDLIYFNEISKGADVIVKFANEGYQILTF, translated from the coding sequence ATGGCAAAGTTCCTTCTTGTTGTAAAATCCCAAGATCAACTAAATGTAAATACAGCAGTTAATGTAGCTCAAGGATTAAAAATGATGGGGGCAGATGACGTTAAAATGGTTTTCCTAGGACCCGGGATAACAGCACTAAATAAGAAAAATGACGTGTCACAAATAGTTAATAAAGCTCAAGAAAACTTAAAGAAAATGAATATCACTGTTTATGCATGTGAAATGGCAATGAAGAACTATAATGTGAACAAAGAAGATTTGATATACTTTAACGAGATATCTAAAGGAGCAGACGTGATAGTTAAATTTGCAAACGAGGGATACCAAATACTAACCTTCTAA
- a CDS encoding APC family permease — MSRSSEKEEQQEPKREIGLRDLVFLSLGGQSPFLSVLIYGVEAFIIAGEFAPLAIILGTLLVLGNGLVVYKLSTKFTKEGGYYTYAYYSLTKRLGFETGWTYLLYSSFYGVAYALGSAYVLSTVFNVNPLIIMGIILGISSILAISGKKPSFKYAIFASILEIVMLTAVAGSFLYSTHFTFYNPIAKLPPISQIALAVIFGSSIPTGYGSITPLSGEVKDPKKTVPRAIITVILLGGLLAALDIYAITDHIVFFHLPTSNLDVLHLIEDRFGIITLAFVLLAAVNDGILATLTFMFATSRTIYAMAYHDFFPKILSKLINGSEPIYAVALAVGAYWLISFVSTFLMGFNVENAFVAVGLISLFANIYVHLASDFSLFRISLKRIRKRIMEVTLSIMSIIFTSYIMITSVESSPAIALDIFLLWLIIGFFIAEIIDMSKEKEEEEE; from the coding sequence ATGTCAAGATCATCTGAAAAGGAGGAACAACAAGAACCTAAAAGAGAAATAGGTCTTAGGGATCTTGTTTTTCTTTCACTAGGTGGTCAATCACCTTTTCTTAGTGTTTTAATATATGGGGTTGAGGCTTTCATTATAGCTGGAGAATTTGCCCCTTTAGCAATTATCTTAGGTACTTTACTAGTTTTAGGCAATGGATTAGTAGTTTATAAACTCTCAACAAAATTTACAAAAGAAGGAGGCTACTACACATATGCATATTACTCATTAACAAAGAGGCTTGGCTTTGAAACTGGATGGACTTATTTATTATATTCCTCGTTTTATGGAGTAGCATATGCTCTAGGTTCTGCTTACGTTTTAAGTACAGTTTTCAACGTAAATCCTCTCATAATTATGGGAATTATTCTAGGAATATCTTCAATTCTAGCTATATCTGGGAAAAAACCCTCATTTAAGTATGCTATTTTTGCCAGTATATTAGAAATAGTAATGTTGACAGCTGTCGCTGGATCTTTTTTATATTCTACTCATTTTACGTTTTATAACCCTATAGCTAAACTTCCACCAATAAGTCAGATCGCATTAGCAGTTATATTTGGTTCAAGCATTCCAACTGGTTATGGTTCAATTACACCTTTATCCGGTGAGGTTAAAGATCCTAAGAAGACTGTACCTAGAGCAATAATAACAGTTATATTACTGGGGGGTTTACTTGCTGCATTAGATATCTATGCAATAACCGATCATATTGTTTTCTTTCATTTACCTACATCAAATTTAGATGTTCTGCATTTAATTGAGGATAGGTTTGGGATAATTACTCTAGCTTTTGTGCTCTTAGCAGCTGTTAATGACGGTATATTAGCTACTTTAACTTTTATGTTTGCTACTTCTAGAACTATATATGCAATGGCTTATCATGATTTTTTCCCTAAAATATTATCTAAATTAATTAATGGTAGTGAGCCGATTTATGCTGTAGCTCTTGCTGTAGGAGCTTATTGGCTTATATCATTCGTATCAACTTTTCTTATGGGATTTAATGTTGAAAATGCATTTGTTGCTGTAGGTTTAATATCGTTATTTGCCAACATCTACGTTCACCTAGCTTCAGATTTTTCCTTATTTAGAATATCTTTAAAGAGAATAAGAAAAAGAATAATGGAAGTTACATTATCTATAATGTCTATAATCTTCACATCATATATTATGATAACCTCTGTAGAATCTTCCCCTGCTATAGCTTTAGATATTTTCCTATTGTGGTTAATAATAGGTTTCTTTATCGCTGAAATAATAGATATGAGCAAAGAAAAAGAAGAAGAGGAAGAATAG
- a CDS encoding KaiC domain-containing protein, whose product MKVPRVRTYVPGLDEILYGGIPERNIVLVSGGPGTGKSIMAKQFLYNGIVKKDEPGVFVALEEHPVSVVRSFKHFGWDITKYEKEGKFAIVDAFTAGIGSTAQKEKYLVKDPDNVGELSSVLREAIKNTGAKRIAVDSVSTLYLNKPAMARSIVMQLKRIIAGLGCTAIFVSQVSAGERGFGGPGVEHAVDGIIRLDLDEFEGQLYRSIIVWKMRDSKISMVRHPMDITDEGIIVQWDKYLRITNLKAEAEPLPKEEIEEMKKAIEETEKIEEESGKEIKVKEIEEEE is encoded by the coding sequence ATGAAAGTTCCGAGAGTTAGAACATATGTTCCCGGTTTGGATGAAATCCTTTACGGAGGAATACCAGAAAGAAATATTGTATTAGTTTCTGGTGGACCTGGTACTGGAAAATCAATAATGGCTAAACAGTTCTTATATAACGGTATAGTTAAGAAAGATGAACCCGGAGTATTTGTTGCACTCGAGGAACATCCCGTTTCGGTAGTTAGAAGCTTTAAGCACTTTGGCTGGGATATAACAAAATATGAAAAAGAAGGAAAGTTTGCAATTGTAGACGCTTTTACTGCTGGAATTGGTTCAACAGCACAGAAAGAAAAGTACTTGGTAAAAGATCCTGATAATGTAGGTGAATTAAGCAGTGTTTTAAGGGAGGCAATAAAAAATACTGGAGCTAAAAGGATAGCAGTTGATTCCGTTAGTACGCTGTATCTTAATAAACCTGCAATGGCTAGATCGATTGTGATGCAATTAAAAAGAATAATCGCTGGATTAGGATGTACAGCGATTTTCGTAAGTCAGGTTTCAGCTGGAGAAAGAGGTTTTGGTGGACCCGGAGTAGAACATGCAGTTGATGGTATAATTAGGCTTGACTTAGATGAGTTTGAAGGTCAACTTTACCGATCTATTATAGTTTGGAAAATGAGGGATAGTAAGATCTCAATGGTTAGACATCCAATGGATATAACTGATGAAGGTATCATAGTTCAATGGGATAAATATTTAAGAATAACTAACCTTAAAGCTGAAGCTGAGCCATTACCTAAAGAGGAAATTGAGGAAATGAAGAAAGCTATAGAGGAGACTGAAAAAATTGAGGAAGAATCTGGAAAGGAAATCAAAGTGAAAGAGATTGAGGAAGAGGAATAA
- a CDS encoding glycosyltransferase, producing the protein MIKLGIVYDNLLSPTFAGGGFVHSFEVVTRLKKDFDIIYFPSSKVLRWDKDKVKEKVKELERQGIKVSQDFYSLLDKVKEKPSLFNSEKLSKTFASAYDVSNIDFLYEPDHTSFDIFYLGGKLKKFGLAIHEPLFYNNSFEYLKRLMKFYGINPYTGKGFYTRFLYNLLFSKRIHLRLLKKYKPTFIASVSKGSLEISGINGEVIYPGNAFDPELLKYRGKGKEDYVVFWSRLNQDKGIRELPDILKIINSTKRTKLVLMGKFFDKYNEKKFWKKVKKYNLDVEYLGFVERKKLYEIVSKAKLFIYPTHVDGFSLVVLEALALGTPVVAYDIPAIRTVYSDLSAVKIVKEFDIEGIAKESLKILGMKESEIIDLMNEEKLLYFLKIHSSWNNVAESVKKILLKYIQQTNY; encoded by the coding sequence GTGATTAAGTTAGGCATTGTTTATGATAATCTTCTATCTCCTACATTTGCCGGTGGTGGTTTTGTTCACTCTTTTGAAGTTGTTACTAGATTAAAGAAAGATTTTGATATAATTTATTTCCCTTCAAGCAAGGTTTTAAGATGGGATAAAGATAAAGTAAAAGAAAAAGTAAAAGAACTTGAAAGGCAAGGTATAAAAGTTAGCCAAGATTTTTACTCGCTCTTGGATAAAGTAAAAGAAAAGCCTAGTTTATTTAATTCTGAAAAGTTATCTAAGACTTTTGCTTCTGCTTACGATGTTTCAAATATTGATTTCCTTTATGAACCAGACCATACTTCATTTGACATATTTTATTTAGGTGGTAAACTAAAAAAGTTTGGATTAGCAATTCATGAGCCTCTCTTTTACAATAACTCTTTTGAGTATTTAAAGAGGCTTATGAAGTTTTATGGAATTAACCCTTACACTGGTAAAGGATTTTATACTAGATTTCTTTATAACTTACTCTTTTCAAAAAGGATCCATTTACGTCTTTTAAAGAAATATAAGCCTACTTTTATTGCTTCAGTGAGTAAAGGTAGTTTGGAGATATCTGGTATAAATGGTGAAGTAATATATCCGGGTAATGCATTTGATCCAGAGCTTTTAAAATACAGAGGTAAAGGTAAGGAGGATTATGTTGTATTTTGGAGTAGGTTAAATCAAGATAAAGGAATAAGAGAATTACCAGATATTTTAAAAATTATAAACTCTACTAAAAGAACAAAATTAGTATTAATGGGAAAATTTTTTGATAAATATAATGAAAAAAAATTTTGGAAAAAAGTTAAAAAATATAATTTAGACGTAGAATATTTAGGTTTTGTGGAAAGAAAAAAGCTTTATGAAATAGTCTCAAAAGCTAAGCTCTTTATTTATCCTACACATGTAGACGGATTTTCATTAGTAGTACTTGAGGCTTTAGCTTTAGGAACTCCGGTCGTCGCTTATGATATTCCTGCAATTAGAACAGTTTATTCTGATTTAAGCGCAGTAAAAATTGTGAAAGAGTTTGATATAGAAGGAATAGCAAAAGAGTCACTAAAAATTCTTGGAATGAAAGAGTCAGAAATAATAGATTTAATGAATGAGGAAAAACTTCTTTATTTTTTAAAAATTCATTCTAGTTGGAATAATGTTGCTGAGAGTGTAAAAAAGATATTGTTAAAATATATTCAACAAACTAACTATTAG
- a CDS encoding MFS transporter produces the protein MNWKINYFGAFLSWVMDSYDLGAVVITATILGKLFYPTLGLLGAVLPIVFTVVFRPLGSFIFGVIADWRGRKSSLMLTVLGYSLSIGLTGFLPTYYQIGLLAPVFLSLLRAFQGFFIGGDVSSSFTLAMESVYSHRGLFSGTLQSGTLVGFVIVDALFTYLASQPGFITTGWRYIFIIGIIPAILALLIRYKITEPEIYLKSEKKPIRTGLKPIFQTIIVMIGFWLMIYSGPQFVPVFLGEILKLAQQEVGFLALLMNLIGIPSMIISGFVSDYIGRKGMAIIGSVLSILAGSLLYLFSTTGNILDIILAFGFLINLPSAITPAYLSERFKTFSRATGVGFSYNGAFIIAGLSQIYISLLSNIMPVKVASLTVLTIGGILAIIGLLLGPETLKVNELKIS, from the coding sequence ATGAACTGGAAAATAAACTATTTCGGTGCATTTCTCTCATGGGTTATGGATTCATATGACCTAGGAGCAGTAGTAATAACAGCAACAATACTAGGAAAATTATTTTATCCAACTTTAGGTCTTTTAGGTGCAGTACTTCCTATAGTATTTACAGTAGTTTTTAGACCGTTAGGATCATTCATTTTCGGAGTTATAGCAGATTGGAGAGGAAGAAAATCTTCACTTATGTTAACAGTTTTAGGTTATTCACTATCAATTGGCCTCACTGGATTTTTACCAACATATTACCAAATTGGCTTGCTAGCCCCAGTTTTTCTCTCTTTGTTAAGGGCGTTTCAAGGCTTCTTTATTGGCGGTGATGTATCATCAAGCTTTACATTAGCAATGGAGAGTGTTTATTCTCACAGAGGTTTATTTTCCGGCACTTTACAATCTGGTACTCTTGTTGGATTTGTTATAGTTGATGCTCTCTTCACATATTTAGCATCTCAACCAGGTTTTATTACAACAGGTTGGAGATATATTTTCATAATAGGCATTATCCCAGCTATTCTTGCATTGCTTATCAGATACAAAATTACTGAGCCAGAAATTTACTTAAAGTCTGAGAAAAAACCTATAAGAACTGGATTAAAACCAATTTTCCAGACAATAATTGTCATGATTGGATTTTGGTTAATGATTTATTCTGGTCCACAATTTGTACCAGTATTTCTTGGGGAAATACTTAAACTTGCTCAGCAAGAAGTTGGTTTTCTTGCTCTACTAATGAATCTAATAGGAATACCTTCAATGATTATCTCTGGCTTTGTCTCTGATTATATAGGGAGAAAAGGTATGGCTATTATTGGGTCAGTATTATCAATTTTAGCTGGTTCACTCCTTTATTTATTTTCTACTACTGGCAACATTTTAGACATTATTTTAGCTTTCGGATTTTTAATAAATTTGCCATCTGCAATAACTCCAGCTTATTTGTCTGAAAGATTTAAGACCTTTAGCAGAGCTACTGGAGTTGGATTTTCATATAATGGAGCATTTATTATTGCTGGTTTATCTCAAATATATATATCCTTACTTAGTAACATAATGCCAGTAAAAGTGGCATCATTAACTGTTCTAACAATAGGTGGGATATTAGCAATAATAGGATTATTACTAGGCCCGGAGACACTTAAGGTAAATGAGTTAAAAATTAGTTAA
- a CDS encoding isoaspartyl peptidase/L-asparaginase — MKYTPPILLIHGGAGDWSKRDSEKGLREIKNALNRGYEEFKRGSAIEAVVEAIAYMEDSGAFDAGIGSVKNAKGEIEMDAGIMHGNTWRVGAVASVRVKNPIKEALRVMLDGKHVLLVGNRGEESLKEFLGNSQGGDTVGAVALDEQGNLVAGTSTGGISGKYPGRVGDSPIPGAGYYATPRVAVSSTGIGEIILRVLPAKEVDILVSMGFSIEDSIRSVINKVTEMFGKGNIGMIGIDSKGYAYAYYNTVGMARGVKDKNNEKSFVFEGEI; from the coding sequence GTGAAGTATACTCCACCTATACTTCTTATTCACGGAGGAGCTGGAGATTGGAGTAAAAGAGACAGTGAAAAAGGATTAAGGGAAATAAAAAATGCGTTAAACAGAGGTTATGAGGAGTTTAAAAGAGGAAGTGCAATTGAAGCAGTAGTTGAGGCAATAGCTTATATGGAGGATTCTGGAGCCTTTGATGCTGGAATTGGAAGTGTGAAAAATGCTAAAGGCGAAATAGAGATGGACGCTGGAATAATGCACGGCAATACTTGGAGAGTTGGTGCTGTAGCATCAGTGAGGGTTAAAAATCCTATTAAAGAAGCTTTGAGGGTTATGCTAGACGGTAAGCATGTTCTTCTAGTAGGAAATAGAGGTGAAGAATCTCTTAAAGAATTTCTCGGAAATTCTCAAGGAGGAGACACAGTTGGTGCTGTTGCTTTAGATGAGCAAGGAAACTTGGTTGCTGGCACAAGCACTGGAGGAATTTCTGGTAAATATCCTGGAAGAGTTGGTGACTCTCCAATCCCTGGTGCTGGTTATTACGCAACACCTAGAGTTGCTGTTTCCTCAACTGGCATTGGAGAAATAATTCTTAGAGTTTTGCCTGCAAAAGAAGTTGATATTTTAGTTTCTATGGGTTTTTCGATAGAAGATTCTATTAGAAGTGTGATAAATAAAGTTACTGAAATGTTTGGAAAAGGAAATATTGGAATGATAGGAATTGACTCAAAAGGTTATGCTTATGCTTATTACAATACTGTGGGAATGGCAAGAGGTGTAAAAGACAAAAATAATGAAAAATCATTTGTTTTTGAAGGAGAAATATGA